The following are from one region of the Amedibacterium intestinale genome:
- the aspS gene encoding aspartate--tRNA ligase translates to MKRTHTNGELRLSDAGKKVSLIGWVAKRRNFGSLVFIDLRDRSGITQLVFDETISEQIKEVRNEYILEVSGTVLERKDKNDKLPTGDIEVKVEEVVIVNSAETTPIIVADDTDALEDTRLKYRYLDLRRPVMQKKLMMRHQITRSMREYLDNHAFIEIETPMLGRSTPEGARDYLVPSRVHPGSFYALPQSPQLYKQLLMVSGFERYYQFARCFRDEDLRADRQTDFTQVDLETSFLSDVEIQTMMEEMLQKLMKDVKGMDITTPFPRLTWEEAMNRYGSDKPDNRFGMELQEITSLFENSSFKVFKDCVEAKGSIKAVVVPNMAHMTRKEIDKVTELAKKNGAKGLVTLKYMDNVLSGPIVKFLSDDEIHAVCDTLKLKEQDLVLIVSDKWNTTCNVLGALRNHFGSVLGLKKLDEFSFLWVTDFPMFEYSEEDGRWYAMHHPFTRPKDEDMQYIDSDPGKVHAIAYDIVLNGYELGGGSLRIYDGAMQDKMFEVLGFTEEKIQENFGWFVDALKYGTPPHGGLAFGLDRIAMILSESESIRDVIAFPKNANAKCPMSDAPTPVDEEQLKELHLNIEK, encoded by the coding sequence ATGAAACGTACACATACAAATGGGGAACTGCGTTTAAGTGATGCAGGGAAAAAAGTTAGTTTAATTGGATGGGTTGCAAAGAGAAGAAATTTTGGTTCTTTGGTATTTATTGATTTGCGTGATCGAAGTGGTATTACACAGCTTGTATTCGATGAAACTATTTCAGAACAGATCAAAGAAGTTCGTAATGAATATATTTTAGAAGTTAGTGGAACAGTTTTAGAAAGAAAAGATAAAAACGATAAACTTCCTACTGGAGATATTGAAGTAAAAGTAGAAGAAGTTGTAATTGTAAACAGTGCAGAAACAACTCCAATCATTGTGGCAGATGATACAGATGCATTAGAAGATACACGTTTGAAATATCGTTATTTGGATTTAAGACGTCCTGTTATGCAGAAAAAACTAATGATGCGTCATCAAATTACAAGAAGCATGCGTGAATATTTGGATAATCATGCCTTTATTGAAATTGAAACACCAATGCTTGGAAGAAGTACACCAGAAGGAGCACGTGATTATCTTGTGCCTAGTCGTGTACATCCAGGAAGTTTTTATGCACTGCCACAATCTCCACAGCTTTACAAACAGTTATTAATGGTATCTGGATTTGAACGTTATTATCAGTTCGCAAGATGTTTTAGAGATGAAGATTTACGTGCTGATCGTCAAACAGATTTTACGCAGGTCGATTTGGAAACAAGTTTTTTAAGTGATGTAGAAATTCAGACAATGATGGAAGAAATGCTTCAAAAACTGATGAAAGATGTAAAAGGAATGGATATTACAACTCCATTTCCACGTTTAACATGGGAAGAAGCTATGAATCGCTATGGAAGCGATAAACCAGACAATCGTTTTGGTATGGAACTTCAGGAAATTACTTCTTTATTTGAAAATTCTTCTTTTAAAGTGTTTAAGGATTGCGTAGAGGCAAAAGGAAGTATCAAAGCAGTTGTTGTTCCTAATATGGCACATATGACACGTAAAGAAATTGATAAAGTTACAGAACTTGCGAAGAAAAATGGGGCAAAAGGATTAGTAACTTTAAAATATATGGACAATGTATTAAGTGGACCTATTGTGAAATTCTTATCTGATGATGAAATTCATGCCGTATGTGATACATTGAAATTAAAAGAACAGGATTTAGTTTTAATTGTCAGCGATAAATGGAACACAACATGCAATGTATTAGGTGCTTTGCGTAACCACTTTGGAAGTGTTTTAGGACTTAAAAAACTGGATGAATTCTCTTTCTTGTGGGTAACAGACTTCCCAATGTTTGAATACAGTGAGGAAGATGGCAGATGGTATGCAATGCATCATCCATTTACACGTCCAAAAGATGAAGATATGCAATATATTGACAGCGACCCTGGTAAAGTACATGCAATCGCTTATGACATCGTATTAAATGGTTATGAACTTGGTGGAGGTTCTTTACGTATTTATGATGGTGCTATGCAGGATAAAATGTTTGAAGTCTTAGGGTTCACTGAAGAAAAAATTCAGGAAAATTTCGGATGGTTTGTAGATGCGTTAAAATATGGTACACCTCCTCATGGCGGTTTGGCATTTGGGCTTGATCGTATCGCTATGATTTTATCTGAAAGTGAATCGATTCGAGATGTTATCGCATTCCCTAAAAACGCAAATGCAAAATGTCCAATGAGTGATGCGCCAACACCTGTTGATGAAGAACAGTTAAAAGAATTGCATCTAAATATTGAAAAATAG
- the hisS gene encoding histidine--tRNA ligase: MNYQVPRGTQDILPKDIRKWHRLEELIRQFCHVYNYDEIRTPIFEHTNVFKRGNDSSDMVNKEMYTFQLENSKTSLTLRPEGTAGVVRSFVENKLFGSADLPVKMYYVGPQFRHERPQKGRMRIFHQFGVEVIGAKSPMLDVETIALGWSFVSALGLKDMKVLINTLGDDASRDAYRTALKEHFKNDIDDMCADCKRRYEQNPLRILDCKVDHEKEIMKTAPKMQDYLNEESQAYFEEVLEGLDALGIPYEVDDRLVRGLDYYTHTVFEVVSVNKEMGAQSTVFAGGRYDGLVEYFGGPQGMSGIGWAMGLERLLIACEAEGISLDEEEGLDAYVLCLSPSVKKEALQVVSLLRANGYRSDTDYLGRSFKAQFKTVDRKKARIAILIGEDEVEKGEVTIKDTLHKTQQSVPFDDIIDSMDALFEEENEECTCGEENCTCGHHHHHEE, translated from the coding sequence ATGAACTATCAGGTCCCTAGAGGAACACAGGATATTCTGCCTAAGGATATTCGCAAATGGCACAGATTAGAAGAATTGATTCGCCAGTTTTGTCATGTATATAACTATGATGAAATTCGTACCCCTATTTTTGAACATACAAACGTATTTAAAAGAGGAAATGATTCCAGTGATATGGTAAATAAGGAAATGTATACATTCCAATTAGAAAACAGCAAGACATCCTTAACACTTCGTCCAGAAGGAACTGCAGGTGTTGTGCGCTCTTTTGTAGAAAATAAACTTTTTGGAAGTGCCGATTTACCGGTAAAAATGTATTATGTAGGTCCGCAGTTTCGTCATGAAAGACCACAAAAAGGAAGAATGCGTATCTTTCATCAGTTTGGTGTAGAGGTTATTGGCGCAAAAAGTCCTATGCTTGATGTAGAAACAATTGCGTTAGGCTGGTCTTTTGTATCTGCATTAGGATTAAAAGATATGAAAGTATTAATTAATACGCTGGGGGATGATGCATCAAGAGATGCTTATCGCACTGCATTAAAAGAACATTTTAAAAATGATATTGATGATATGTGTGCAGATTGTAAACGTCGTTATGAACAAAATCCTTTGCGTATTTTGGATTGCAAAGTAGATCATGAAAAAGAAATCATGAAAACTGCACCAAAAATGCAGGACTATCTAAACGAAGAAAGTCAGGCATATTTTGAAGAAGTTTTAGAAGGCTTAGATGCTTTAGGTATTCCTTATGAAGTAGATGATCGTTTGGTACGTGGATTGGATTATTATACACATACTGTATTTGAAGTCGTTTCTGTAAATAAGGAAATGGGGGCACAGTCTACCGTATTTGCTGGTGGACGCTACGATGGACTTGTAGAATATTTTGGCGGTCCACAAGGTATGAGCGGCATTGGATGGGCCATGGGACTGGAACGTTTGTTGATTGCCTGTGAAGCAGAGGGTATTTCTTTGGATGAAGAAGAAGGATTAGATGCTTATGTTTTATGTCTTTCTCCAAGTGTGAAAAAAGAAGCTTTACAGGTTGTATCCTTGCTTCGTGCAAACGGCTATCGAAGCGATACAGATTATCTTGGAAGATCTTTTAAAGCACAGTTTAAGACGGTCGATCGTAAAAAGGCGCGTATTGCGATATTGATTGGTGAAGATGAAGTTGAAAAAGGGGAAGTAACAATAAAAGATACCCTGCATAAGACACAGCAAAGTGTTCCTTTTGATGACATTATTGACAGCATGGATGCTTTGTTTGAGGAAGAAAATGAAGAATGTACTTGTGGTGAAGAAAACTGTACATGCGGACATCATCACCATCATGAAGAATAG
- a CDS encoding GNAT family N-acetyltransferase: MYTQTERLLLRSPSKEDKDDFFDIVSDRQTCLDDGGYEPYLKKDTKFEKDYDRIVKEVQERIFVELKENNKMIAALHIMHTSKKDCMEIGFCMNKSYRRKGYMEEALRALISLLDKQSDITTLSANAYSYNLASNNLLKKIGFKEIANRTSTQMHPFLGEITILYYELHLK; the protein is encoded by the coding sequence ATGTATACACAAACAGAGAGACTGCTTTTACGCAGTCCTTCAAAAGAAGATAAAGATGATTTTTTCGACATTGTTTCAGATCGGCAGACGTGTCTTGATGATGGAGGATATGAACCTTATCTAAAAAAAGATACAAAATTTGAAAAGGATTATGATCGTATTGTGAAAGAGGTGCAAGAAAGAATTTTTGTTGAACTAAAAGAAAACAACAAAATGATTGCGGCACTTCATATTATGCACACTTCTAAAAAGGACTGTATGGAAATAGGTTTCTGTATGAATAAGTCTTATAGAAGAAAAGGATATATGGAAGAAGCTTTACGTGCATTGATTTCCTTGCTGGATAAACAAAGTGATATAACAACATTATCTGCTAATGCATATTCGTACAATCTTGCTTCAAATAATTTGTTAAAGAAAATTGGATTTAAAGAAATTGCAAATAGAACATCTACCCAAATGCATCCTTTTCTAGGAGAAATAACTATCTTATATTATGAGTTACATCTAAAATAA
- a CDS encoding YebC/PmpR family DNA-binding transcriptional regulator produces the protein MGRHFEVRAASMAKTAAAKTKLYSRYGKEILVAAKSGVPDPDMNVALKKVIERAKANQVPNDVIKRAIEKAKGGTNENYSAARYEGFGSAGGGTVIIDCLTDNANRTIADLRAAFNKSHAKLGVSGSVSFNYDHVGLIVIKYDDEEAMMDALIMAEVELKDIEVEDGTMTITVEPTDLNKAKTAIEELIPDVTFDVMEDTMLANEYVELQGEDLKLFQRLVTLLDDVDDVQQVYHNVSNINESAE, from the coding sequence ATGGGTAGACATTTTGAAGTACGTGCTGCATCTATGGCAAAAACAGCAGCAGCAAAAACAAAATTATATTCTCGTTATGGAAAAGAAATTCTGGTAGCTGCAAAATCAGGTGTACCAGATCCAGATATGAACGTTGCTTTGAAAAAAGTAATTGAACGTGCAAAAGCAAATCAGGTACCAAATGATGTCATTAAAAGAGCAATTGAAAAAGCAAAAGGTGGAACAAATGAAAACTATTCTGCTGCTCGTTATGAAGGATTTGGTTCTGCAGGTGGTGGAACTGTCATTATTGACTGTTTAACAGATAATGCCAATCGTACGATTGCGGATTTGCGTGCAGCATTTAATAAATCACATGCAAAACTTGGTGTTAGTGGTTCTGTATCATTCAACTATGATCATGTTGGTTTGATCGTTATCAAATATGATGATGAAGAAGCTATGATGGATGCATTGATTATGGCGGAAGTAGAGCTAAAAGATATTGAAGTAGAAGATGGAACAATGACAATTACGGTTGAACCTACAGATTTAAATAAAGCAAAAACAGCAATTGAAGAATTGATTCCAGATGTTACATTTGATGTAATGGAAGATACCATGCTGGCAAATGAATATGTAGAACTTCAGGGAGAAGATTTGAAACTGTTCCAGCGTTTGGTAACATTGTTAGATGATGTTGATGATGTACAGCAGGTATATCATAACGTCAGCAACATTAATGAATCTGCGGAATAA
- a CDS encoding class I SAM-dependent methyltransferase: protein MNTNELVKQWYKEERQANIHGWDFSYIQYRYEEEKDLPWDYKNIVKSYIKKDDEILDLDTGGGEFLLSLHHPYSKTSATEAYPPNVALCKKILLPLGIHFKEVDVKEALPFDDNQFDIVINRHGSINEKEIYRILKPNGIFITEQVGAENDRGLVELLYENSPKLPYPEEYVAIAKEKFKNAGFSILHAQEAFRPIYFYDVGALVWFAKVLPWEFPNFSVKNNLKGLYKAQKQLERKGFVEAQIHRYLLIAKK from the coding sequence ATGAATACAAACGAATTAGTAAAACAATGGTACAAAGAAGAAAGACAGGCCAATATACATGGATGGGATTTTTCATATATCCAGTATCGTTATGAAGAAGAAAAAGATTTGCCATGGGATTATAAAAACATCGTAAAATCTTATATCAAAAAAGATGATGAAATTTTAGATCTAGATACAGGTGGAGGAGAGTTTTTACTATCTCTTCATCATCCCTATTCAAAAACAAGCGCTACAGAAGCTTATCCACCTAATGTCGCATTATGCAAAAAGATCCTGCTTCCTCTTGGTATTCATTTTAAGGAAGTAGATGTAAAAGAAGCACTGCCATTTGATGATAATCAATTTGACATCGTCATCAATCGACATGGTTCAATAAATGAAAAAGAAATTTATCGAATCTTAAAACCAAATGGTATTTTTATTACAGAACAAGTCGGAGCAGAAAATGATAGAGGTTTGGTTGAATTATTATATGAAAATTCTCCAAAGCTACCCTATCCCGAAGAATATGTAGCCATAGCTAAAGAAAAGTTTAAAAATGCAGGTTTTTCTATCCTGCATGCGCAAGAAGCATTTCGCCCTATCTACTTTTATGATGTTGGTGCTCTGGTTTGGTTTGCGAAAGTTCTTCCATGGGAGTTTCCAAACTTCTCTGTTAAAAACAATTTAAAAGGTTTATATAAAGCCCAGAAACAATTAGAAAGAAAAGGATTTGTTGAAGCACAAATTCACAGATATTTGCTGATTGCGAAAAAATAA